In the Mya arenaria isolate MELC-2E11 chromosome 11, ASM2691426v1 genome, one interval contains:
- the LOC128209989 gene encoding transcriptional adapter 2-beta-like isoform X1 — MSVFECNNCQSEIKGHGIKCLDCQNIDLCLQCFSLGAEVANHRSDHQYSISTGPVVGAFSCEVPWTLAEETMLLDAVEQFGFGNWEDVANHVESKSPEQSEYHYNSYYIKGNVGKATYQFDPTPKVTDHTCPDGPLSPSISTPVHPVDLSLPEQHALGYMPLRDDFEREYDNDAETLVSSLMVNYDDDDLDIAIKLAHVERYRLRLKERDRRKQFARDYGLITECAQAAAVTLAAATPGVKLAKSPHPKSPAVKKKQAKWDSDLEETMKPFAQCHSCKEHEEFLENHQKEKELKARIKELIHLRKNGITKLEELEKFEEERMKRDKKKDTKFKKLTNFPPQKRHSTGSKNTTAGSENFDILIDENEKPLCSGWSNSGDEDWKVVREMSHCPGYDLLSSTEKKLCNSIGMTPANYMTVKTCIVKDYLQRRNGFPVKLRYPSDQDKTHRRRIMSFLEDNGWIGHV, encoded by the exons ATGTCAGTATTTGAGTGCAATAACTGCCAAAGCGAAATTAAGGGCCATGGAATAAAATGCTTGGACTGCCAAAATATCGACCTTTGTTTACAG TGCTTCTCACTTGGTGCAGAGGTCGCAAATCATAGAAGTGATCACCAGTATAGCATATCG ACGGGTCCTGTAGTTGGTGCTTTTAGCTGCGAGGTACCATGGACTCTGGCGGAAGAAACAATGCTACTGGATGCTGTAGAACAGTTTGGATTTGGAAACTG GGAAGATGTGGCAAATCATGTGGAAAGCAAGAGTCCAGAGCAGAGTGAATACCATTATAACTCCTATTACATCAAAGGAAACGTTGGAAAAG CAACATACCAGTTTGACCCAACTCCGAAGGTTACAGACCACACTTGTCCAGATG GTCCCCTGTCTCCAAGTATCTCAACCCCCGTCCATCCCGTGGACCTGAGTCTTCCAGAGCAGCACGCCCTGGGATACATGCCACTCAGGGACGACTTTGAACGG GAGTATGACAATGATGCAGAGACTCTAGTGAGCAGCTTGATGGTGaactatgatgatgatgatttagaTATTG cAATAAAACTAGCTCATGTAGAAAGATACAGACTAAGATTGAAAGAGCGTGACAGACGGAAACAGTTTGCACGAGATTACGGGCTGATTACTGAGTGTGCTCAGGCTGCAGCTGTCACTCTAGCAGCCGCCACTCCTGGAGTCAAACTTGCCAAATCACCTCATCCAAAGTCCCCTGCTGTGAAGAAAAAACAAGCTAAATGGGACAG TGATTTGGAGGAAACAATGAAACCATTTGCTCAGTGCCATTCCTGTAAAGAACATGAGGAATTCCTTGAAAACCATCAAA AGGAAAAAGAATTGAAAGCAAGAATAAAGGAGTTAATCCACCTCAGAAAAAATGGAATCACCAAGTTGGAAG AATTAGAAAAGTTTGAGGAAGAAAGAATGAAAAGAGACAAAAAGAAAGATACCAAATTTAAAAAGCTA ACAAACTTCCCTCCACAAAAACGGCATTCAACGGGTTCAAAAAACACTACCGCCGGAAG CGAAAACTTCGATATACTCATAGACGAAAACG AAAAGCCCTTGTGTTCCGGCTGGTCAAACAGCGGTGACGAAGACTGGAAGGTTGTTCGGGAAATGTCACACTGTCCCGGATACGACCTGCTCTCTAGCACAGAGAAAAAG CTCTGTAACTCGATTGGGATGACTCCAGCCAATTACATGACCGTCAAAACCTGTATTGTGAAG GATTACCTTCAGCGGCGTAATGGTTTCCCGGTTAAGCTGCGTTACCCGAGCGACCAGGACAAGACTCACCGTCGACGCATTATGAGTTTCCTTGAGGACAATGGCTGGATAGGCCATGTTTGA
- the LOC128209989 gene encoding transcriptional adapter 2-beta-like isoform X2, with product MSVFECNNCQSEIKGHGIKCLDCQNIDLCLQCFSLGAEVANHRSDHQYSISTGPVVGAFSCEVPWTLAEETMLLDAVEQFGFGNWEDVANHVESKSPEQSEYHYNSYYIKGNVGKATYQFDPTPKVTDHTCPDGPLSPSISTPVHPVDLSLPEQHALGYMPLRDDFEREYDNDAETLVSSLMVNYDDDDLDIAIKLAHVERYRLRLKERDRRKQFARDYGLITECAQAAAVTLAAATPGVKLAKSPHPKSPAVKKKQAKWDSDLEETMKPFAQCHSCKEHEEFLENHQKEKELKARIKELIHLRKNGITKLEELEKFEEERMKRDKKKDTKFKKLTNFPPQKRHSTGSKNTTAGSENFDILIDENEKPLCSGWSNSGDEDWKVVREMSHCPGYDLLSSTEKKLCNSIDDLSSSLTRLLTFLALQLDC from the exons ATGTCAGTATTTGAGTGCAATAACTGCCAAAGCGAAATTAAGGGCCATGGAATAAAATGCTTGGACTGCCAAAATATCGACCTTTGTTTACAG TGCTTCTCACTTGGTGCAGAGGTCGCAAATCATAGAAGTGATCACCAGTATAGCATATCG ACGGGTCCTGTAGTTGGTGCTTTTAGCTGCGAGGTACCATGGACTCTGGCGGAAGAAACAATGCTACTGGATGCTGTAGAACAGTTTGGATTTGGAAACTG GGAAGATGTGGCAAATCATGTGGAAAGCAAGAGTCCAGAGCAGAGTGAATACCATTATAACTCCTATTACATCAAAGGAAACGTTGGAAAAG CAACATACCAGTTTGACCCAACTCCGAAGGTTACAGACCACACTTGTCCAGATG GTCCCCTGTCTCCAAGTATCTCAACCCCCGTCCATCCCGTGGACCTGAGTCTTCCAGAGCAGCACGCCCTGGGATACATGCCACTCAGGGACGACTTTGAACGG GAGTATGACAATGATGCAGAGACTCTAGTGAGCAGCTTGATGGTGaactatgatgatgatgatttagaTATTG cAATAAAACTAGCTCATGTAGAAAGATACAGACTAAGATTGAAAGAGCGTGACAGACGGAAACAGTTTGCACGAGATTACGGGCTGATTACTGAGTGTGCTCAGGCTGCAGCTGTCACTCTAGCAGCCGCCACTCCTGGAGTCAAACTTGCCAAATCACCTCATCCAAAGTCCCCTGCTGTGAAGAAAAAACAAGCTAAATGGGACAG TGATTTGGAGGAAACAATGAAACCATTTGCTCAGTGCCATTCCTGTAAAGAACATGAGGAATTCCTTGAAAACCATCAAA AGGAAAAAGAATTGAAAGCAAGAATAAAGGAGTTAATCCACCTCAGAAAAAATGGAATCACCAAGTTGGAAG AATTAGAAAAGTTTGAGGAAGAAAGAATGAAAAGAGACAAAAAGAAAGATACCAAATTTAAAAAGCTA ACAAACTTCCCTCCACAAAAACGGCATTCAACGGGTTCAAAAAACACTACCGCCGGAAG CGAAAACTTCGATATACTCATAGACGAAAACG AAAAGCCCTTGTGTTCCGGCTGGTCAAACAGCGGTGACGAAGACTGGAAGGTTGTTCGGGAAATGTCACACTGTCCCGGATACGACCTGCTCTCTAGCACAGAGAAAAAG CTCTGTAACTCGATTGATGACCTTTCTAGCTCTTTAACTCGATTGTTGACCTTTCTAGCTCTGCAACTCGATTGTTGA